The Candidatus Hamiltonella defensa 5AT (Acyrthosiphon pisum) DNA window CAGTAATGAAGCCGGCATAAAAAATCGTTGATCTTCACCTATCAACATACGAGCAATATGAGGCCCGACTAAACCAACAAATCCAATAGCACCCACAAAAGAAATGGGTATCGAAGCCAACAAACTCACTAATAATAAAATCTCAAGACGTATATTTTTAACATTGATACCTAGACTCTGTGCTTTTTCATCACCCAGCCTGAGTGTTGTTAATGCCCAAACCCGCTTGATTAATAAAGGAAGAGTGAGTATGAATATTGAAAATACCACGGCGACTTTTGGCCAAGTGGCTTTCATTAAGCTCCCCATGGTCCAAAAAACAACAGCAGCAACGGCTTGCTCATGAGAAAAATATTGAACTAACGCCAACAAAGAGTTGAAGGTAAAGACCATTGCAATACCGAGTAATACCAAAGTTTCCGCACGCCCGCCCCGTCTCAAACTTAATAAGTAAATCATACAAGCAGAGAATAACGCCATGATAAAAGCATTAATAGAAATCATATATTCAGTTAATATTGGAAATAGTCGTAGGCCAAATACAAGCCCAAGAGCAGCACCAAAACTCGCCGCTGCGGCAATCCCTAATGTAAAAGGACTCGCTAAGGGATTATTTAAAATGGTTTGCATCTGTGCTCCAGAAACCGATAAAGCAGCCCCGACCAGTAATGCCATTAATGCCATTGGCATTCGAATATCCCATAACACAACTCGTAATTGTACCGGCACTGTATTAGGCATGATAAGGGCTTTTGCAATATCCCATAAATCATAATTGGCTGGACCCAAAGCCAAATCCAATAAAAAATTCAATATCAGAAGTAGGGCAAGAAAAAGTAATAAACATATTTTTTTCCTGACCAAAATTCGATAGATATGAGATTGAGAGAGATCCTTTTTAATAATATTTAAATTCATATTTTTTAATGATTTAAGGCAATAAAATAACCAGGTTCATACGGAACAGGTAAAAATCGTTCATGAAATTCACGAAAAGTCGCATTGGGATCCAATGACTGAAAAAGGTTTGGGTGAAACCATTTAGCCAGCTGCTGAATGGCAATAAAATCATAAGGGCTATTATAAAATTGATGCCAGATAGCATAAAACTCGCGATTTTTTACCGCTTTAGTGCCAAAATAGGCAGGGCGATGAATGACAAATTTTTCATAGATTCGAATATATTTTTATTTTCAAAATAACGAGCCCAACAGGTAGCCGAAACAACCAACCCCAGCGCTTGCAATCCATAGCAAAAACCTGTAGTCAAATGACTCTCTTTATAAATATCGATGATATATAAAGAAAAAGAAGATTGTGGGATCATTCGGCTGACCAGTAATAAACCCAGAATCATCAGTAATCCAAAAATATAAGAACGAGGATATTCGTCAGAAATTGGGGGGATGCTTTTATCCAAACACGGTTTTTCTTTTAAGCAAGATAAAACACCGTGGGATTGCGGCAAAAAAATCAAGATGCTGACAGCAGAAAGCAAACATAAAATCGCCGCTATCATGTTGATCCAAAAAAAACTCAAATAATCGAGAATAATCCCACCAACAAGCGTGCCGAGAAAAGATCCCACATTAGTAGAAATCTGTAAGTAAGCAAATAAACGAGGTCTTTTATCAGAGGGAATCATGCTAACACCGTAAGCCTGTGCGGGGGCGATGTATCCGGCACAAGCCCCCTGTATAAAACGCAGGATCAGAATCACCATGATGTTATCAGTCCAAGCTAAAACAAACTGTGTCAAAGACAAGCCTAAAAGCGCGCGCAGCATCATCATTTTATTCCCCATCCGATCGCCCATTTCCCCCCAAAAAGTACTGGTTAACATGATGCCAACCATCGGGAGCACATAAACCGCCGTGCCGGAAAAACGCAACTCGGATGTCAAGCTGAGGCTTTTTAAATGTACGGGCCAAAAAGGGCCGCTCATTTCGATGGCCCCCATGGAAACTAATTGTACGACAAACAAAAAATGCATTAAGCAGGATACACTGCCTATGAATTTAGGCATATCAGACCTGTTATTTTTTTGCTATCCATTGGGCCAGTGTTCAGGAAAATAATCTAAAGCACTCTGACACGAAGAAAAAGATCCCATATCATCACGAATCCAAAAATATATTTTTTCAATATAAGGTAAATCAAGATTCAAGCGTTTTGCCATCGCCACCAATAAAGACAAACCCATAGTTCACGTCTTCATGAAAAGCACGGTGAGTTTTATCAAAAACGTATCCCTTTTGGTCAACGGGGATCAATGGCAGAGGGATCCTCCGATAGGCTTGATTCGTACGTAGCACGGATAATAAAGTGTGATTTTCAATGATCTGCTCCGCATAAGCTTCCCTGATTTCTTCTAACAACGGGTGAACAGAAGACAAATCAATCCGCAAAATTTTTTCTATGGCTCGGCATAATAATTGATTCTCTTCATCAGTGCGTTGCAAAAAATAAACCGCTAATTCAGGGCAATCTTCCCACCAGCAAAGTAAAGAAGAAAAATAGTTTTTATACATCTGCCCATAAGGACCAATATGCCCATAAATCACGGAGCTGTGCATGATAGGATTTCCAGGTGTGAGTGTGATCGCAAGATAATTTGGCAAAATCTCAATAGGCATGCCATAAAGCGATTGTAAATAAGCCAATAAAGTCGCATGGGCTTCCAAACTCTCACGTTGATGACAGGCAATATAAAGGTGATTTTTTGCACCTCCCATTCTGATCCATTCTCCTAAGCAGAGATCAAAAGCAATATGGGGGACATCTTTCATACCCCAAATAACCACATTAGGGCGTTGATTCAATACCTTTTCTGCCAACCAGTCAAAACCGCAAAACCCCGGGATCGCACCGACAAAGACGGTTTTATGAGAGGGCAAATGAGGCGCTATTTTTTTTAATAAGTCAGGCCGAATATGGGCGGGTACCGTAATAATCACCATATCGGCGTCTTTTAAAGTCTCTTCGACCTGACAGGAAACGACATCAGGGCGAGCCGTCAAAATGCTGCATTCTGGTCGTATTGCTTTTATTTCTCCCCCGTTTTTTTGAAAGTGTTTAACCAACAAGAGGTTTTCGGTCAGCAAAGAAACTTTAACGTTTGGGCGTTGTTTAAAAAGAACCGCTGATAAATGACCTGTGCGCCCACCGCCACAAATGACGATATTTAATTTTTCATTCTTCACAAAGCATCCTTTAATACTTCTGTTTTAAAAAACCATTCGTCAAGTTGTTGCCATATCGTTTGATCAAGAAGATCTCGTTCTTCTAACCATTCTTCATTAAAAACAGTGTTGAGATATTTTTCTCCACCATCGGCCACCGCGATCACAATATTGCCCGAAATTTGATTTTGATAAATCAGCTCCAATGCTTTATAGATCACTCCCCCTGTTGAACCGCCTACCAAAAGGCCATATTTTTTAGCTATGTAACGGGCGGTTTCAAACGCTTGAGCGTCGGAAACCTGTTCACCCATATCAATCGTACTATAATCAAAGACCAAACCTACGGTATCTC harbors:
- a CDS encoding FecCD family ABC transporter permease translates to MNLNIIKKDLSQSHIYRILVRKKICLLLFLALLLILNFLLDLALGPANYDLWDIAKALIMPNTVPVQLRVVLWDIRMPMALMALLVGAALSVSGAQMQTILNNPLASPFTLGIAAAASFGAALGLVFGLRLFPILTEYMISINAFIMALFSACMIYLLSLRRGGRAETLVLLGIAMVFTFNSLLALVQYFSHEQAVAAVVFWTMGSLMKATWPKVAVVFSIFILTLPLLIKRVWALTTLRLGDEKAQSLGINVKNIRLEILLLVSLLASIPISFVGAIGFVGLVGPHIARMLIGEDQRFFMPASLLTGALLLSISSVVSKLLIPGIVVAIGVVTSLIGIPFFVTLILHSRRNTW
- a CDS encoding NAD/NADP octopine/nopaline dehydrogenase family protein produces the protein MKNEKLNIVICGGGRTGHLSAVLFKQRPNVKVSLLTENLLLVKHFQKNGGEIKAIRPECSILTARPDVVSCQVEETLKDADMVIITVPAHIRPDLLKKIAPHLPSHKTVFVGAIPGFCGFDWLAEKVLNQRPNVVIWGMKDVPHIAFDLCLGEWIRMGGAKNHLYIACHQRESLEAHATLLAYLQSLYGMPIEILPNYLAITLTPGNPIMHSSVIYGHIGPYGQMYKNYFSSLLCWWEDCPELAVYFLQRTDEENQLLCRAIEKILRIDLSSVHPLLEEIREAYAEQIIENHTLLSVLRTNQAYRRIPLPLIPVDQKGYVFDKTHRAFHEDVNYGFVFIGGDGKTLES
- a CDS encoding MFS transporter; translation: MPKFIGSVSCLMHFLFVVQLVSMGAIEMSGPFWPVHLKSLSLTSELRFSGTAVYVLPMVGIMLTSTFWGEMGDRMGNKMMMLRALLGLSLTQFVLAWTDNIMVILILRFIQGACAGYIAPAQAYGVSMIPSDKRPRLFAYLQISTNVGSFLGTLVGGIILDYLSFFWINMIAAILCLLSAVSILIFLPQSHGVLSCLKEKPCLDKSIPPISDEYPRSYIFGLLMILGLLLVSRMIPQSSFSLYIIDIYKESHLTTGFCYGLQALGLVVSATCWARYFENKNIFESMKNLSFIALPILALKR